The Gemmata palustris genome includes a region encoding these proteins:
- a CDS encoding NADAR family protein: MSEPVPSVIEFYSVTSDYGCFSNFSRHSIHLKGKRWPTTEHYFQAQKFAGTEHEEAVRMCKKPSEAANMGRSRKLPLRRDWESAKDRIMMDALRAKFTQHEDLKAILLGTGDAKLVEHTENDSYWADGGDGTGKNRLGQLLMQLRTELRAAEK, encoded by the coding sequence ATGAGCGAGCCGGTTCCGAGCGTGATCGAGTTCTATTCCGTCACCAGTGATTACGGCTGTTTCTCGAACTTCTCGCGGCACTCGATCCACCTGAAGGGGAAGCGCTGGCCCACCACCGAACACTATTTCCAGGCCCAGAAGTTCGCGGGCACGGAGCACGAGGAGGCCGTGCGGATGTGCAAGAAGCCGAGCGAGGCGGCGAACATGGGGCGGTCGCGCAAGCTCCCGCTCCGGCGCGATTGGGAGAGCGCGAAGGACCGGATCATGATGGACGCGCTGCGCGCGAAGTTCACGCAGCACGAAGACCTGAAGGCGATTCTGCTCGGTACCGGGGACGCGAAACTGGTCGAGCACACGGAGAACGACTCGTACTGGGCAGATGGGGGTGACGGGACTGGCAAGAACCGCTTGGGGCAACTCTTGATGCAACTGCGGACCGAGTTGCGCGCGGCCGAGAAGTAA